A region of Aquarana catesbeiana isolate 2022-GZ linkage group LG08, ASM4218655v1, whole genome shotgun sequence DNA encodes the following proteins:
- the LOC141105091 gene encoding uncharacterized protein isoform X1: protein MDHMTTTMKIDEDRSHMTEKIINLTLEIIYLLTRESFPPVKSGDQVTFTVPPPHCLTPEENSKQKIVEITSRITELLTGEVPIRCQDVTVYFSLEEWEYLEGHKDLYTEIKMENQEILISPDEYDIFDTSERYPLFSPDNNGVDNGTVQCSPEVKYSAHTTNCADTFNVLPHRFHTATPNIYPDSPADPLNSENPFDKLHAFTLNILPRTPVAGKTTDALILKESPYGNSDIFIHKGEEIIPYTNDKKCPTSTSTLTGHQKMNTGERPFSCSECGKCFNTKSHLVFHKKIHSGVRPYLCSECGKRFICKSHLTRHVSQHTGVRPYPCPECGKSFIGKGDLVSHLRYHTGERPFVCTECGQSFMQRGHLRRHLRIHTGEKPFSCSECGKCFSWKDTLIKHQRTHVGKKTYTCRTCEKTFALRGMLILHQRTHTGEQPTQSACGKPLKSKPKLQENQNAGAAGVTFSCFESEEMFIKTLDIVKQEEIHSPDEPSEQENSFPDKESPDTDVKVEIGEKLYSCSECGKCYSQKRHLLTHQRLHTGAVPFTCTECGKSFNEKRYLTNHQNSHTGERAFSCSGCGKGFTWKESLIRHKKFHSGVRPYACSDCGKSFTLKGDLLRHQRTHTDKLLHSCSECGKSFRLKKYLIKHQKSHSGERPFSCSDCGKYFTRRDSLYRHVRNHYGEP from the exons ATGGATCACATGACCACCACAATGAAGATAGatgaggaccggagtcacatgactgagaagataataaacctcaccctggagatcatctacctgctgaccagagag agttttcctcctgtgaagtctggtgaCCAGGTGACCTTCACAGTGCCTCCACCACACTGCCTGACACCAGAGGAAAACAGCAAGCAGAAGATTGTAGAAATCACTAGTAGGATCaccgagctgctgacaggagag gttcctataaggtgtcaggatgtcactgtctatttctccttggaggagtgggagtatttagaaggacacaaggatctctacacgGAAATCAAGATGGAGAATCAGGAGATCCTCATATCACCAG ATGAATACGATATCTTCGATACCTCAGAGAGATATCCTCTCTTCTCTCCAGATAATAATGGAGTAGATAACGGGACCGTACAATGTTCTCCAGAAGTGAAGTACTCTGCTCACACAACTAACTGTGCAGACACCTTCAACGTTCTTCCTCATCGATTCCATACTGCCACCCCAAATATATATCCAGACAGTCCAGCAGATCCCTTGAACTCGGAGAACCCTTTTGATAAGTTACATGCTTTTACCTTGAATATCCTTCCAAGAACTCCCGTTGCAGGTAAGACAACAGATGCGCTGATCCTCAAGGAATCTCCTTACGGCAATTCAGATATCTTTATACACAAAGGTGAAGAGATCATTCCATATACTAATGATAAAAAATGCCCAACGTCAACATCAACTCTTACTGGGCATCAGAAGATGAACACAGGAGAGCGGCCATTTtcatgttccgagtgcgggaagtgttttaacACAAAATCACATCTGGTCTTTCACAAAAAAATTCACAGCGGGGTGCGCCCCTACctgtgttcggagtgcgggaaacgcTTCATCTGTAAATCCCACCTTACTAGACACGTAAGTCAGCACACAGGCGTGCGCCCCTATCCCTGTccggagtgcgggaaatctttcatagGCAAAGGTGACCTGGTCAGCCATTTGAGATACCACACGGGGGAAAGACCCTTTGTGTGCACAGAGTGCGGTCAGTCTTTCATGCAGAGGGGCCACCTGAGGAGACATCTCAGGATCCACACGGGCGAGAAACCTTTTTcgtgttccgagtgcgggaaatgtttttcttgGAAAGATACGCTTATCAAACACCAGCGAACCCACGTGGGCAAAAAAACCTACACGTGTAGGACGTGCGAGAAGACCTTTGCGCTCAGAGGTATGCTTATCCTACACCAACGAACCCATACAGGGGAGCAGCCAACACAGTCAGCGTGTGGGAAACCCCTAAAATCAAAACCAAAGCTTCAGGAGAACCAAAATGCCGGTGCGGCCGGGGTGACCTTCTCATGCTTCGAGAGTGAGGAAATGTTCATAAAGACGTTGGACATTGTTAAACAGGAGGAAATTCATTCCCCCGACGAGCCCTCTGAGCAAGAAAACAGTTTCCCGGACAAGGAAAGCCCGGATACCGACGTCAAAGTCGAAATTGGGGAGAAGCTGtactcctgttcagagtgcgggaaatgttacagTCAAAAAAGACACCTCCTTACCCACCAGAGACTTCACACGGGTGCGGTTCCCTTTACGTGCACAGAGTGCGGGAAGAGCTTCAACGAGAAAAGATACCTTACGAATCATCAGAATAGTCATACGGGCGAGCGCGCTTTTTCGTGCTCTgggtgcgggaaaggtttcacctgGAAAGAGAGTCTTATAAGGCACAAGAAATTTCACAGTGGAGTTCGCCCGTATGCCTGCTCAGACTGCGGGAAAAGTTTCACCCTGAAAGGGgaccttcttagacaccagagaaccCACACGGACAAGCTTCTtcattcctgttcagagtgcgggaagtcttTCCGCCTCAAAAAATACCTTATTAAGCATCAGAAAAGTCACTCGGGCGAGCGCCCTTTTTCTTGCTCAGATTGCGGTAAATATTTCACTCGCAGAGATAGTCTCTATAGGCACGTCAGAAATCACTACGGAGAGCCATAG
- the LOC141105091 gene encoding uncharacterized protein isoform X2 — protein sequence MENQEILISPDEYDIFDTSERYPLFSPDNNGVDNGTVQCSPEVKYSAHTTNCADTFNVLPHRFHTATPNIYPDSPADPLNSENPFDKLHAFTLNILPRTPVAGKTTDALILKESPYGNSDIFIHKGEEIIPYTNDKKCPTSTSTLTGHQKMNTGERPFSCSECGKCFNTKSHLVFHKKIHSGVRPYLCSECGKRFICKSHLTRHVSQHTGVRPYPCPECGKSFIGKGDLVSHLRYHTGERPFVCTECGQSFMQRGHLRRHLRIHTGEKPFSCSECGKCFSWKDTLIKHQRTHVGKKTYTCRTCEKTFALRGMLILHQRTHTGEQPTQSACGKPLKSKPKLQENQNAGAAGVTFSCFESEEMFIKTLDIVKQEEIHSPDEPSEQENSFPDKESPDTDVKVEIGEKLYSCSECGKCYSQKRHLLTHQRLHTGAVPFTCTECGKSFNEKRYLTNHQNSHTGERAFSCSGCGKGFTWKESLIRHKKFHSGVRPYACSDCGKSFTLKGDLLRHQRTHTDKLLHSCSECGKSFRLKKYLIKHQKSHSGERPFSCSDCGKYFTRRDSLYRHVRNHYGEP from the exons ATGGAGAATCAGGAGATCCTCATATCACCAG ATGAATACGATATCTTCGATACCTCAGAGAGATATCCTCTCTTCTCTCCAGATAATAATGGAGTAGATAACGGGACCGTACAATGTTCTCCAGAAGTGAAGTACTCTGCTCACACAACTAACTGTGCAGACACCTTCAACGTTCTTCCTCATCGATTCCATACTGCCACCCCAAATATATATCCAGACAGTCCAGCAGATCCCTTGAACTCGGAGAACCCTTTTGATAAGTTACATGCTTTTACCTTGAATATCCTTCCAAGAACTCCCGTTGCAGGTAAGACAACAGATGCGCTGATCCTCAAGGAATCTCCTTACGGCAATTCAGATATCTTTATACACAAAGGTGAAGAGATCATTCCATATACTAATGATAAAAAATGCCCAACGTCAACATCAACTCTTACTGGGCATCAGAAGATGAACACAGGAGAGCGGCCATTTtcatgttccgagtgcgggaagtgttttaacACAAAATCACATCTGGTCTTTCACAAAAAAATTCACAGCGGGGTGCGCCCCTACctgtgttcggagtgcgggaaacgcTTCATCTGTAAATCCCACCTTACTAGACACGTAAGTCAGCACACAGGCGTGCGCCCCTATCCCTGTccggagtgcgggaaatctttcatagGCAAAGGTGACCTGGTCAGCCATTTGAGATACCACACGGGGGAAAGACCCTTTGTGTGCACAGAGTGCGGTCAGTCTTTCATGCAGAGGGGCCACCTGAGGAGACATCTCAGGATCCACACGGGCGAGAAACCTTTTTcgtgttccgagtgcgggaaatgtttttcttgGAAAGATACGCTTATCAAACACCAGCGAACCCACGTGGGCAAAAAAACCTACACGTGTAGGACGTGCGAGAAGACCTTTGCGCTCAGAGGTATGCTTATCCTACACCAACGAACCCATACAGGGGAGCAGCCAACACAGTCAGCGTGTGGGAAACCCCTAAAATCAAAACCAAAGCTTCAGGAGAACCAAAATGCCGGTGCGGCCGGGGTGACCTTCTCATGCTTCGAGAGTGAGGAAATGTTCATAAAGACGTTGGACATTGTTAAACAGGAGGAAATTCATTCCCCCGACGAGCCCTCTGAGCAAGAAAACAGTTTCCCGGACAAGGAAAGCCCGGATACCGACGTCAAAGTCGAAATTGGGGAGAAGCTGtactcctgttcagagtgcgggaaatgttacagTCAAAAAAGACACCTCCTTACCCACCAGAGACTTCACACGGGTGCGGTTCCCTTTACGTGCACAGAGTGCGGGAAGAGCTTCAACGAGAAAAGATACCTTACGAATCATCAGAATAGTCATACGGGCGAGCGCGCTTTTTCGTGCTCTgggtgcgggaaaggtttcacctgGAAAGAGAGTCTTATAAGGCACAAGAAATTTCACAGTGGAGTTCGCCCGTATGCCTGCTCAGACTGCGGGAAAAGTTTCACCCTGAAAGGGgaccttcttagacaccagagaaccCACACGGACAAGCTTCTtcattcctgttcagagtgcgggaagtcttTCCGCCTCAAAAAATACCTTATTAAGCATCAGAAAAGTCACTCGGGCGAGCGCCCTTTTTCTTGCTCAGATTGCGGTAAATATTTCACTCGCAGAGATAGTCTCTATAGGCACGTCAGAAATCACTACGGAGAGCCATAG